In Pseudomonas fluorescens, the following are encoded in one genomic region:
- a CDS encoding response regulator → MSQTSTILVIDDEPQIRKFLRISLASQGYKVLEAGTGSEGLAQAALNKPDLLVLDLGLPDMDGQQVLRDFREWSTVPVLVLSVRASEGQKVEALDGGANDYVTKPFGIQEFLARIRALLRQAPAGEMQQAALSFGPLMVDLAYRRVLLDGVEVALTRKEYAVLAQLARHPGRVITQQQLLKDIWGPTHTEDTHYLRIVVGHLRQKLADDPTQPRFIVTEAGVGYRLLSE, encoded by the coding sequence ATGAGCCAGACCTCGACCATTTTGGTCATTGACGACGAACCGCAGATCCGTAAATTCCTGCGCATCAGCCTCGCTTCCCAAGGCTACAAAGTGCTGGAGGCGGGCACCGGCAGTGAAGGATTGGCGCAAGCTGCGTTGAACAAACCGGACTTGCTGGTGCTCGACCTCGGGTTGCCGGACATGGATGGCCAACAGGTATTGCGCGATTTTCGCGAGTGGTCGACGGTGCCGGTGCTGGTGCTCTCCGTGCGCGCCAGTGAAGGGCAGAAAGTCGAAGCCCTGGATGGCGGCGCCAATGACTACGTGACCAAGCCGTTCGGCATTCAGGAATTCCTGGCGCGGATTCGGGCGCTATTGCGCCAGGCGCCCGCAGGCGAGATGCAACAAGCAGCGCTGAGCTTCGGTCCGTTGATGGTCGACCTGGCGTATCGCCGGGTGTTGCTCGACGGTGTCGAAGTCGCGCTGACCCGCAAGGAATACGCGGTGCTGGCGCAACTGGCGCGGCATCCGGGGCGGGTGATCACCCAGCAGCAATTGCTCAAGGACATCTGGGGACCGACCCACACCGAAGACACTCACTACTTGCGTATCGTGGTCGGGCACTTGCGCCAGAAACTCGCGGATGACCCGACCCAACCCAGGTTCATCGTCACTGAGGCTGGGGTGGGGTATCGGTTGTTGAGTGAATAG